A region of the Callithrix jacchus isolate 240 chromosome 10, calJac240_pri, whole genome shotgun sequence genome:
ATCATTTGAAGATGCTGGGGGTAGGGGCGGGGGACCCAGGGGCAGAACCAGCCAGGAGAGAGCTTGAGGTCAGCCTGAGGGTGGGCTTCAGGGTCTCCCAGTCCCACCGCTTACTTCCTGCATGACCTCAGCACTGTGTCCAGCctgcccaggcctcagtttccgcCTCTGTCAGATGGGGTGGTAGCAGGAGCTTCCAGGATTCAATGAGCGAAGGTGCACAGGTGCCCACAGTTGGGAACTGTCTGTGGTCAGCCCTGACTGGCCCCCATCCGTGTCCACCCACAGGACCATGGGCTCCATGTTCCGGAGTGAGGAGGTGGCCCTGGTCCAGCTCtttctgcccacagctgctgcctACACCTGCGTGAGCCGGCTGGGCGAGCTGGGCCTCGTGGAGTTCAGAGATGTGAGTTGGGTGGGCAGGTGTGGGAGGGGGCTGCTGCTGAGGTTAGCCCGAAGGCCGCTCCAGGATGGAGACCACTTCCCATAGGGCCCTGGCCCCATTTGAACCCCCACAGCCCCTGCCATGGGTGCTGCTTGTGGGAAGCCACGGCCGAGGCCCCTGAGCCagctcctccccatcctcccccagGGTGTGGGGTCTGGGCTGTGCTCTGATCAGAGTCTTGTGGCTCCCAGCACCTTTTTGGAGGGCCTGGGCTCCAGGGTGGGGACCTCCATGACCCCCTTCCTGGGACACTGACCCCTCCATGCGGCACCCACAGCTCAACGCCTCGGTGAGTGCCTTCCAGAGACGCTTTGTGGTTGATGTTCGGCGCTGCGAGGAGCTGGAGAAGACCTTCAGTGAGTTGGTCCCAGGCCTACATTCcaggcaggcttcctggaggaggcgtGGGCCAAGTTTGATCTGAAAGGAAAATCTGGGTTTGCCaggtggaagggagggaagggaaggacggGCAGGGCCCTGCAGGGCCAAGACAGAGCAGCTGGATCTGTGAGATGTGCTTGGGAAGGGCTGCCTCGGGTGGGCTGAGCAGAGGGCCTAGGGCAGGGCTGTCTGGGGAGGCCCCTAATATAGCACAAGAGCCCAGGACTTCGTCCTGCGGGCACCGGGAGCCACAGGGGTTTCTAAGCAGGAAAGAGGCACAGACAGAGCTTTCTCCTCCTCTACAgctgggctggggtgggtggggccCAGAATCTAGGGTGGGGTGTCCCCCAAGGAGCAGACAAGAGGGACCTCTGCCCTGGGCAGCCCCTCTCAGGAGGAGCCTGTGGGGCACCAAGGCATGGGCCTGGAGCAGGCTGAGTTTCGTGTTTGCTGGTGCTGTTTATAGCTTTTCAACGATCAGGCAGGCACAGGACTCACACCAGTTTTGGACCCAGGCCCTGCAGCTTGAGGACCAGCCTGTAGGGAGACCTCAGGCCCTGCACTTAGCAGTGGCCAagggactggggagggacagcagcccGGACCTGAgcgcacagggaggggagcatagcTTCTGGATGGAGTTTGGCTGGGATTTTCCAGCAGCCTCCGCCTGGTGAATCCACCAGGTAACAGTGTGGGGCAGCAGGTGGGGTCCTCAGCTGCTCAGACAACCTCGACTGTCCCCCACTCCTGttcctctgtgcccagccttcctGCAGGAGGAGGTGCAGCGGGCTGGGCTGGTCCTGCCCCCGCCCGAAGGGAGGCTGCCAGCACCCCCACCCCGGGACCTGCTGCGCATCCAGGAGGAGACTGAGCGCCTGGCCCAGGAGCTGCGGGATGTTCGGGGCAACCAGCAGGCCCTACGGGTCCAGCTGCACCAGCTGCAGCTCCACGCGGCAGTGCTGGGCCAGGGCCACAGCCCGCAGGTCAGCTCCAGCCCGGGCAGGAGACAGGGGCGGGGGAGGCTGCCTGTCCCAGGGCTCATGGTGCTTCTGGGTTCCTAGCTGGCAGCCACCCACACATATGGGGCCTCGGAGAGGACGCCTCTGCTCCAGGCCCCTGGGGGGCCGCACCAGGACCTGAGGGTCAAGTGAGTGAGGGATGACTTCGTGCCCTTTCTGGTCAGCCCAGAACCCTGGCCAGTcactgagctgggctgggctgagctccGACTCCTTGTCCAGTGCTCTCCCCTCTGTTCCTGCCCTCAGGCTGCCCCCGCCTCTTCCTTCAGACCTGGCACTTCCCACAGTCCCAAGCCCTGGCCCTGAGGGGCAGGGGGTTCTCTTCTGACCCTGACGGTGGTGGGGGGCCTCTTGCCTTCCCCTCTGGGCAGGGCCAGTGTGCCCAGTTGCCTGTGCTGGGCAGGGTCCTGCCCGGCAGCCTGGTGGGGAGGTGGGACGGGAGGTTGCagcagccctgcccagccccgTGGCCGCCAGCTTTGTGGCAGGTGCCGTGGAGCCCCACAAGGCCCCCGCCCTGGAGCGCCTGCTCTGGAGGGCCTGCCGTGGTTTCCTCATCGCCAGCTTCAGGGAGCTGGAGCGGCCACTGGAGCACCCCGTGACGGTGAGCAGCTGGTGCTGGGCTGGGGGATCCTGGAAAGAGCGGGACTCCAGGTTCAACCAAGCCTGCTCCGCAGGGTGAGCCAGCCACGTGGATGACTTTCCTCATCTCCTACTGGGGCGAGCAGATCGGACAGAAGATCCGCAAGATCACGGACTGGTGAGTCGCCGGGGCCACCCGCCCCACCGCCCACTGTATTGAGACTCTACCCCATGAGCTCCCTTCAGACCCAGAGTCTGGTAGCCGGGACCCTCAGTCCCCTCACACGCACATCCTCCCGCCAGCTTCCACTGCCACATCTTCCCGTtcctggagcaggaggaggccCGCCGCGCAGCGCTgcagcagcagagccaggagCTGCAGGAGGTGGGCGCCCCGGCCTCCCAGAGGTGGGTGCCCCCGGCCCAGCTGCCCACCCAGGCCCGGCTGACCGCCCGCTCTGGCACAGGTCCTGGGGGAGACGGAGCGGTTCCTGAGTCAGGTGCTGGGCCGGGTGCAGCAGCTGCTGCCACCAGCGCAGGTGCAGGTCCGTAAGATGAAGGCCGTGTACCTGGCCCTGAACCAGTGCAGCATGAGCACCACGCACAAGTGCCTCATCGCGGAGACCTGGTGCGCCGCGCGAGACCTGCCGGCCCTGCAGGAGGCCCTGCGGGACAGCTCGGTGAGCGCAGCCCGAGGCCTcgtcctccccacccacccctcccACCAGGCCGGGTGTCCAGCCTCTGGTtccctgcacctggccttagcCCAGGGActtcccctcccagcctcctccacggCCCACCTGTTCCTGGGAGTCTGCCCTGATGGCCCTGGCCCCACAAGCTCTCCCTACCCTGACTTCCCTGAGCCCCAGAGGCTGCACGGGGCAGCTCTAAAGTCAGAAGCCTGGTTCCAATCCAGGCCTCCCCCCTCCCCGCCGTGACCATGGGCCTGCTCACGGCCTGTGATGCCAGTGCCTCCAGGGGTTGCCCGCCTCGCAACGGCAGGTGCTGGAGGTGAGGCGGGGCACTTGCCTTTCCCGAGCAATTGCCAGTCCACGAGACGTCTTTGGGCCCTCACCAGAGCAGAGTGGGGCTGGTCATCTCATGTCTGAGAGCGGGGAAAGTGCTGCCCAGTGAGCTTCCACAGTGCTCTGCATCCCCAGCCGGGCCTGGCTGGGGCTATCAGGGTCCGTGAAGGCCCTACCACCAGTCTGATCTGTTTCTGCCCCGGCATCCAGATGGAGGAGGGAGTGAGCGCCGTGGCCCACCGCATCCCCAGCCGCGACATGCCCCCCACGCTCATCCGCACCAACCGATTCACTGCCAGCTTCCAGGGCATCGTGGATGCCTATGGTGTGGGCCGCTACCAGGAGGTCAACCCCGGTGAGAGCCATGGCACCCTCATCCCGGGTCCTGGGAGGCTCAGCTGCCCCACTGGGTGTGAGCCTGAGGGGGAGGCAGCTCTGTCCTGGTCTGGGGTCTATGTTGGCCCCCAGCATGCTACCCCTTGAGTTTACAAAGGAACCGGCACGGGCTTGTGCCAAGAACAGAGGCTGTATGTGCAGCGGGCAAGGCCCAGGTTCCAAGCCCGTCTCACCTACTTCAATATGTTTcatagcttctctgagcctcagctgccTTAACTGCAAAATAGAAAGACTAGTGTGAGCCTCAGAGGAATGTCGGGAAGCCTGGTGACCACTGGACAGCTGGGGCAGCCTGTGTGGGGTTGGTTTCGTCAcacagtggttttctttttttttttttttttgaggcagaatctcactctgtcacccaggctggagtgcagtggcatgatctcagctcactacaacctctgcctcccaggttcaagcaattctcctgcctcagcctcctgagtagctgggattacaggctcgtgccaccatgcacggctaatttttgtatttttaatttttatattttggccaccatgttggccaggctggtctcgaacccctgacctcttgatccattcaccttagcctccaaaagtgctgggattacaggtgtgagccactggccctACACAGTGTTTTTATAAAAGTTTGCATTAATGTGGTCTTAGGTCAGGCTCTCCCTGAGACGGACATTCTGGAGGAAGTGGTAGGTTAAGGGAAGTGCTCCCAGTAGAAACCAGTAAGggatgagggtggagggtgggggcaggggaacTCTAgtgctccccctcctcctccctctcccccttggGAGTCCTGATGCCTGCAGTGCCTGCTCTGTCATCCACCTGGGTCCTCCCGCTCGGGACGCTACTCCCCCACACAGTGGGCCAGTTGCAGTGTGGCTGGTGCTGTCAGATGTGTGGAGGGACCCAGTGTGGGGTCCAGCCTATAGCATGGGTGTGACGTGGTGGAGCCCCTGTTGGGAGGGGCTTGGTCACAGGCCAGGGAGGGGGCCCTGCCTCACCCAGTGGGCAAGAGTCAGGGTGCTCAGGCCCCTAGGGTGGCACAGGTGAGGCACGTTCGAGGCTGCATGGACCAAGACCAGGGCTGTGTGGTCCTGGGGGGCCTGTGCTCCTGCAGGGCCCACGTCCCAGGGCTGGATCCGGCCCCACCCGGTTTCCCCTGCGCATGGACAGAGGCTGGTGCAGCCACGGCATTACTCAGAGGCCCACAGTGGGTAGGATGCTGCCAGCTCAAAGCACCAGCCTTTGGGTTAGTGTGTGCCAGGGAAGCTGAAATGAAGTGCCACAGGCTGGAGCTTAAGGGGCAGACACCGCCCACAGTCCTggagtttgaagtccagcaggggccaggtgcagtggctcatgcctgtcatctcaacgcttcgggaggccaaggtaggaggagaagcgctggagtccaggagtttgcgaccagcctgtgcaacacagcaacaccttgtctcttaaacaaataaaagatgaTAAGGTGTTGTCCTTCTAGGCTGTCCAGGAGGATCCGTCCCCAGCCTCTCCCCTGGGCTTGGAGAGGTCAGCCTCATCTTTAAGCGCTGTTCTCCCTCTATGTGAGTCCAGATGTTCCTTTTCGTAAGGATCCTGGCACACTGGATAAGGGCCCAGTGTAATGGCCTTATCTTAAGCCTGCGACCTCCATAaggaccctgtctccaaagaagGTCACATCCAGAGTTGCTGGGGCTGGGACACCTGTGTATGTTTTTTGGGGCCACAGAGCAGCCCCTGTCAGGGTGTGTGTGCTGGGATCCTCCTTCCTCCCGTGAGGACTTGGTCCCCTTTTACTGATGGGAAGTAGAGACTTCAGAGCTGGAGCAACCAGCTTGGCCTGGAACATGCCATGTGCCAGCCGGGGCCGCCAGTGGCTCCCTGTCCTCTCTGGCCTCTGTGTGGGGCTCTTAGGGACAGCAACAACTGAAGCTGCTAATTTCCTGCGGTGCCGGCGGCTGGCCAGGTGCTGCCCGTGGAGACCTTATGAAGTGGCCTCGtgttacctccattttacagatggggagatggaggctcagagaggttaagtggctagtccaaggtcacacagctcctaagtggtgggtttttttttttttttttttccctggagacagagtctccctctgttgctcgggttagagcgcagtggcatgatctcggctcactgcaacctccgcctcctgggctcaagtgattctcctgtctcagcctcctgatcccGAGTAGCCGGATTTACAGACATGCCCCACctcgccaggctaatttttgtatttttagtagagactgggtttgctatgttggccaggctggtctcgaactcctgacctcaggtgatcctcctgtctcggctccccaaagtgctgggattataggcgtgagctaccccACCATGCTGCTAAGTGATGGGTTCCTGACTACAGGTCAGCAGGGCCTCCATGGCCTCTTGGGCGAGGAGGTAGATGCCAATATTCGAGGGTTCCCAGCTCACCCACCACACCCTTGGCCCACAGCACCCTACACCATCGTCACCTTCCCCTTCCTGTTTGCCGTGATGTTCGGGGACGTGGGCCACGGGCTGCTCATGTTCCTCTTCGCCCTGGCCATGGTGCTTGCGGAGAACCGGCCAGCCATGAAGGCCGCACAGAATGAGGTGAGGGGCCAGGCGAGGGGGTTCGGGTGGGGCCAGGCAGGGGCCAGGCAGCCCCTCACCGCACCACTGCCCCCCAGATCTGGCAGACTTTCTTCGGGGGCCGCTACCTGCTCCTGCTCATGGGCCTGTTCTCCGTCTACACCGGCTTCATCTACAATGAGTGCTTCAGCCGTGCCAGCAGCATCTTCCCCTCGGGCTGGAGCGTGGCTGCCATGGCCAACCAGTCTGGCTGGAGGTGAGGCCCGTGCCACAGCCTGGCTGGGGGCCCCGCAGCCCCCGCAGCCCTGACCGCCCTGCCCTCCATTGCCATAGTGATGCATTCCTGGCCCAGCACACGATGCTTACCCTGGATCCCAACGTCACTGGCGTCTTCCTGGGACCCTACCCCTTTGGCATCGACCCTGTGAGTCCCGGGACAGAGTGTCAGTGGGCGGTGAAGGCAGGTGGGAGTGGGGCCGGGGCTCCCCTTGCTTCACCCCTCCTGCAGTGCTGTGGCTGAGCACTCCCATGAGCCTTTGGCATGGGAGGTGGACTGGCTCCTGCCCTGAGGTGCCTACATCACAGTCCCGAGTGCGCCGCAATGCGAAACCGGGTGGGCGCCAGGCTGCAGCTTGCTCCGTGCGGAGCCCTGTTCCCAGCCCTCTTTGgaagtgatcttttttttttttttttttttgagatggagtctcgttatgttgcccaagttgcaggagtgcagtggtgcaatctcggctcactgtaacctccctctctcgggttcaagagattctcctgcctcagtctcctgagtagctgggattacaggcatatccaacacgcctggctaatttttgcatttttagtagagacagggtttcatcatgttggccaggctggtcttgaactcctgacctcaggtgatctacccacttcagcctcccaaagtgctggggctgcaggtgtgagccaccgcgcctggtctgaTTTTCTATTTGAACCTGTAACAACCTCATAACAGCCCTGGAGGCCGCACATTAACAGTGTCCTCACCTACAgtggagagactgaggcacagaggccaTGCCCAggggcacccaggctggagccgtGGCAGCTGGGCCATCTGTGCTCTGTTGCTCCTTGGTGGGTGGGCAATGGATGAGGCTGCAGGCTCCGAGGGGGACAACAGGGTGATGGGAGAGTGACTCGGGATGGGGACTTCCTGGCAGTGGTGGCCAGGGAGCCCCTGAGTCCAGCCTGCTCCTGCTCCCATCCCAGATCTGGAGCCTGGCTGCCAACCACCTGAGCTTCCTCAACTCCTTCAAGATGAAGATGTCCGTCATCCTGGGGGTCGTGCACATGGCCTTTGGGGTGGTCCTCGGAGTCTTCAACCACATGTGAGGGTCAAGGCTGCCCAGGGGCACGGGAGGCTGGCGGGCCAGAGCAGGCCCCAGTGACTGCGCTTTCCTCCTGCCTGCCAGGCACTTTGGCCAGAGGCACCGGCTGCTGCTGGAGACACTGCCGGAGCTCACCTTCCTGCTGGGGCTCTTTGGCTACCTCGTCTTCCTTGTCATCTACAAGTGGCTGCGTGTCTCAGCCACCAACGCTGCCTCGGCCCCCAGCATCCTCATCCACTTCATCAACATGTTCCTGTTCTCCCACAGCCCCACCAACCGGCCTCTCTATCCTCGGCAGGTGGGCTGCGGCAGGGGGCCTGGGCTCACACAGCCTCAGGGGACCCCATAGTCACTGGGCCACTGGGAGCTGCGGGATCCTAGCCTGAGAAACGGGATGCAGGCCCTGGGCCGTTCAGACAGGGCCATCAGAGATGACAGCGTGCATCGTCATCCTGGGGTCCCTTCCCTTAGGAGTCCTTCTGGAGCCAGATCCCCGCTCAGTGAGGGCACCCCCGGGGACCCTGGAGGGAGGAGCGGCTGCAGGCTCTCTGGGCCCTGTGACTGTTGTGACCCAGGTTCCTGTGCAGGGGTGCACAGCGGGGGCACCCTGACTCTTGGCCTCTCCCTGGCAGGAGGTGGTCCAGGCCATGCTGGTGGTCCTGGCCTTGGCCATGGTGCCTGTCCTGCTGCTCGGCACACCCCTGCACCTGCTGCACCGCCACCGCCGCAGACGGAGGAGGCCCACTGGCCGAAAGGTGGGACCAGGACCTGAGGTGTAGGGAGCTGCTTGGGAGGAGAGGCCACTGTCGAGCGGGTCCCTAACACCCCACTTCCTCGTGGGCTCCTGAGCAGCCGGGAGCTGGCCTGACGGGCGGCAGGGGCCCTCTCGGCTGGGGCGCTGCCAACGCTGCCTGCTCTTGCCCCAGCAGGAAGACAAGGCCGGGTTGCTAGGCCTGCCCGATGCGTCTGTGAACTGCTGGGGCTCTGATGAGGAAAAGGCAGGGGGCCTGGAGGACGaacaggaggccgaggtgggtgtggTGCCTTCCTAGGGAGTGGGGGGACTGTGGCCCTGCCGGCCCTCACTGCACGCATCCCGCAGCTTGTTCCCTCCGAGGTGTTCATGCACCAGGCCATCCACACCATCGAGTTCTGCCTGGGCTGCGTCTCCAACACCGCCTCCTACCTGCGCCTGTGGGCCCTAAGCCTGGCCCACGCCCGTGAGTGACCTGGCTGTCAGGGGCTGGCCCTGGGTCCTCGTTCCTCACACACGGCTGCTAGTTGGGAGGGTcacttctctctgagcctcagtttcccctttgtaAAGTGGGACTGTCCAAGGAGGTCCCTCACCGGCCTTCCTGGGGAAGGGAGGGCTTCAGGCTGTGACAGGTAGGTGGGGAGCTGGCAGGCACCCACTTGCCTTTGGTCCCCACTGTCCCCTCCTTCACCCGCAGAGCTGTCGGAGGTTCTGTGGGCCATGGTGATGCGCataggcctgggcctgggccgggAGGTGGGTGTGGCAGCCGTGGTGTTGGTCCCCATCTTTGCCACCTTCGCTGTGATGACTGTGGCCATCCTGCTGGTGATGGAGGGGCTCTCGGCCTTCCTGCATGCCCTGAGGCTGCACTGGTGAGCAACTACCCACTGGTTTGGGCTGCTCAAGGCAAGGGGTTCCCCTCGCCAACCCCTCCTTCTCACCCCAGGGTGGAATTTCAGAACAAGTTCTACTCAGGCACGGGCTACAAGCTGAGTCCCTTCACCTTCGCTGCCGCAGAGGACTAGGACCCACTGCAGGTCCTGCCAGACCCCCCGTCCtgacctgaggcaggagaggaatAAAGAGGGTCCGCCACGGCACTGCTGTCTcgtctctcttccctcctttctagCTGAGGCAGGTGCGGGGGGAAGGCATGGTCTAGAACCCGGGACCTTGAAAAGTTGAGGTGAGGACCCATGAGCAGATCTGCAGTAACCCCAGACTCCTGGGGTGAAAAAGGGCAGAATAGGGCCAAGGAGGGATGTTTCTAGCACATTCTAACTTGGAGTGAGGAAATGTCTTCCCAGGCCAGGTCAGGGGAGTGAGCTCCCCATCCTTGGATGTGTACAGCTGGCTGTGTGCAGGTGTCTGGGTTACTCTCTGGGAGAAGTGGTGCCAATATCCAAGCCCTGGTGCCAGGCCTCAGTGGGGCTGGAGGTACAAAGCAGCCTGAGGCACCTGAGCCTGGCCAGTGCTCCATGCAGGGCCATGGTGTCacatgcccaaggccacacaccTGCCAGGAAGGGCAGAGGGTATCCTGAGCAGCAAACATCGCCCAGGCTCCCGGGGGTCAGAACAGGGGTTGAGCCCAACTCCAGGCCTGGCCTCCCCTCATCTGAGGCCATAGTCTACCCCACCCCTCCCTGGTGGTCCTTCCTGCGTACTGGCGGGATGGGAGATGGCTTTCTCCAGTTCCCTCTGGCCTGGGGTCCACCTCtgctgggaggcagagccagTACTTCCCAAAGGCCAAGAAGCTGCAAAGTGGTTCTTGCCACGGCTGTGGCTGTAGCCAGCTTGCTGGGAGGAGCCTGTCCATTGGCTCCTGGACTGCCCTGCTCGGGACCCCCGATGCCAGGGGCAGTATGAGGGGCTCTGAGCTAATTCCACATGTCTAGCAGACTTGGCTGGAACGGTGTTCACCGTAGTGGGGTAGAAACAGGAGGCTGAGCAAAGGGCTCCACTACAGAGTTGTGCGCGGATCTGGACCAAGTCCAGAACCTCAGGCCTTACTCCCTCCTGGGGCGAGAGCTGGGCAGACTCTGGGTGGGCAGTGAGGTGGGGATAGGTGAGCAGCACTTGGGATGAGTGGCCAGTGATTTAGGAACAGTGCGGTGTGGGATCCCAGAGAGATGACCAGTCGACCCTGCCCTGGCTTTGACATGGGGGTACCTGGCAGTGCTGGGGAGAAGTCCAGTTGCcatgagaatagcacagaaaAAGGCACTGGGGTGGGCACCTCTGCGGCATGGAGGTCATCGGGAGACACAGGGATAGGTGGGTCACCTGCGTGGAGGACTCAGCAGTGAACAGGATAGGCCTGAACCCATCCCCGCCCAAGTGAGCTGTGGCCTGATGCAGAGACCACTGGGGGAACCAGGATGGTTAAGCTGGATAGATAGAGGCGACAGGCCAGGGCCGGGCCCAGGGGGTTTAGGGAATGGCAGTGTCCTGGATACAACAGCATGGCCTGAGATGGTGACTGAGCTGAGCGCAGAGCATGTCAAGGAGCCCAGTATTTGACGGTCAGCTCCAAATATATCTCCACAAGGAGACTGCAAGTGAGCTCACGTGCGAGGGAGCAGGCAGAGGCAAGGGCTGAGCGAGGTTAGCAGGGCCCTTGGCACAGGAAGACAATGAGAGAAGCCACCAGAGCTCCTGTGCGGGTGTGTGACACCATTACTGTTTAATTCAGCTTGGCTTCATCTGCTTAAAGCTGTAACTCTACAGAAGGGTGAATGGCGCAAGCTGCCCACTgccctgcccagctgctgtgtcccCAGGCACCGGCACAGCTCCCGGTCTCCAGCATCCTCCAGGGCTCTTCACATATGGGTCACAAGAAGGGAAACCAGAGTGtggcaggaaggaggagaaggacgGGGGCCGATGGGGCCACATGCTGCTGGGATGCCAGCTGAAAGCGGCGGGGCCCTGCTGAGCTGAGGAGCGGGGTGGGTGCAGCTGGAGCCCTCTGTGGGCTCCTTCAGATACCAGGAGCCCTCCCTGAGATTAAGGACACAACCAAGGGTGACAGCTTGAGGTTGGGTTTTTATTTGTGTAGTACAATCGCTGTGGTAGCAGAAATATATGCacagaaaacaattcaaatgagTTCTGAGTAAAGAAGAGTCAGCTCTGACTGTACCCATGGGACATTTCATACATACGGTTTTCACAGCTACACTCGTTCCACGCCCTGCACCACATACAGGCTGCTGTCTTCCACAAGAGTGACTATGTCAGGGACATCAGGAAAGGTGAGGGCTGGGAAAGCAGGCCCCCAGAGAGCCCAGGTGCGGCCCAGCTCACTCACAGGATCCGAAGCTCCAGACAAAGTAGAAGGCAGGAGAGGCCCAAAGAGCTGGCTCAAGCAGCTGGCTCCcctgggaggggaggcaggagacaGGGAGGTCCTCACACCGCCCCCATGGCCACGCACAGCTGTCTGCACACTCCATCaggaggaagggcaggggagAAGTCACATGTGGTACAATGACACTCAGCAATGTAACACACCCACTCCACATGCAGGTGGCCTCGGCTGCTCCAGCTTCAGCCAGGGGACCAAGAGGGTAGAGGAGCAGCTTCTGGGGGCACCAGGCAGAGGCCACCTTGCAGCAGTGATTGGCGGCTTCACAGTACCTCTTTGCTCACTTGCCATGCCTCGGGAGTGAGCAGTGTCTAACACGTCGCCATCTACAAAAGTGTGGTCACAGTATTCACCAGCACATtcgtgaaaaaaaattaaatcaacatTAACCACAGTACCTGCAAGCAACACTGCTTACTCATGCTGTCTGCTGTATCTCACTGGAAACCTTAGTCCCCAAATATGAAACGCCTTCTCTAGATGAAAAGGATTCAG
Encoded here:
- the TCIRG1 gene encoding V-type proton ATPase 116 kDa subunit a 3 isoform X2, whose protein sequence is MGSMFRSEEVALVQLFLPTAAAYTCVSRLGELGLVEFRDLNASVSAFQRRFVVDVRRCEELEKTFTFLQEEVQRAGLVLPPPEGRLPAPPPRDLLRIQEETERLAQELRDVRGNQQALRVQLHQLQLHAAVLGQGHSPQLAATHTYGASERTPLLQAPGGPHQDLRVNFVAGAVEPHKAPALERLLWRACRGFLIASFRELERPLEHPVTGEPATWMTFLISYWGEQIGQKIRKITDCFHCHIFPFLEQEEARRAALQQQSQELQEVLGETERFLSQVLGRVQQLLPPAQVQVRKMKAVYLALNQCSMSTTHKCLIAETWCAARDLPALQEALRDSSMEEGVSAVAHRIPSRDMPPTLIRTNRFTASFQGIVDAYGVGRYQEVNPAPYTIVTFPFLFAVMFGDVGHGLLMFLFALAMVLAENRPAMKAAQNEIWQTFFGGRYLLLLMGLFSVYTGFIYNECFSRASSIFPSGWSVAAMANQSGWSDAFLAQHTMLTLDPNVTGVFLGPYPFGIDPIWSLAANHLSFLNSFKMKMSVILGVVHMAFGVVLGVFNHMHFGQRHRLLLETLPELTFLLGLFGYLVFLVIYKWLRVSATNAASAPSILIHFINMFLFSHSPTNRPLYPRQEVVQAMLVVLALAMVPVLLLGTPLHLLHRHRRRRRRPTGRKEDKAGLLGLPDASVNCWGSDEEKAGGLEDEQEAELVPSEVFMHQAIHTIEFCLGCVSNTASYLRLWALSLAHAQLSEVLWAMVMRIGLGLGREVGVAAVVLVPIFATFAVMTVAILLVMEGLSAFLHALRLHWVEFQNKFYSGTGYKLSPFTFAAAED
- the TCIRG1 gene encoding V-type proton ATPase 116 kDa subunit a 3 isoform X3, which encodes MGSMFRSEEVALVQLFLPTAAAYTCVSRLGELGLVEFRDLNASVSAFQRRFVVDVRRCEELEKTFTFLQEEVQRAGLVLPPPEGRLPAPPPRDLLRIQEETERLAQELRDVRGNQQALRVQLHQLQLHAAVLGQGHSPQLAATHTYGASERTPLLQAPGGPHQDLRVNFVAGAVEPHKAPALERLLWRACRGFLIASFRELERPLEHPVTGEPATWMTFLISYWGEQIGQKIRKITDCFHCHIFPFLEQEEARRAALQQQSQELQEVLGETERFLSQVLGRVQQLLPPAQVQVRKMKAVYLALNQCSMSTTHKCLIAETWCAARDLPALQEALRDSSMEEGVSAVAHRIPSRDMPPTLIRTNRFTASFQGIVDAYGVGRYQEVNPAPYTIVTFPFLFAVMFGDVGHGLLMFLFALAMVLAENRPAMKAAQNEIWQTFFGGRYLLLLMGLFSVYTGFIYNECFSRASSIFPSGWSVAAMANQSGWSDAFLAQHTMLTLDPNVTGVFLGPYPFGIDPIWSLAANHLSFLNSFKMKMSVILGVVHMAFGVVLGVFNHMHFGQRHRLLLETLPELTFLLGLFGYLVFLVIYKWLRVSATNAASAPSILIHFINMFLFSHSPTNRPLYPRQEVVQAMLVVLALAMVPVLLLGTPLHLLHRHRRRRRRPTGRKQEDKAGLLGLPDASVNCWGSDEEKAGGLEDEQEAEEPTVNVQVESFHRRTQPVHRHCSQETCLSSIPRRSLGPLAVGHRQPLTQFLSL